The stretch of DNA CACTCCACAAGACGTAACATCCCGATGGAAATGTGGCCaaacaaatgtcaaatttcTTGTGGGGGTGTTTTCCAGGTTACGGTTCGAAAATACATTTGTTGTCttctattcatgagagtttaatatctaaatatctacttttttcaaaagtacttggatatcaaacagtacttggatatcaaacagtacttggatatcaaacagtacttggatatcaaacagtacttggatatcaaacagtacttggatatcaaacagtacttagatatcaaacagtacttagatatcaaacagtacttagatatcaaacagtacttagacatgaaacagtacttagatatgaaacagtactcagatatgaaacagtactcagatattaaacagtactcagatattaaacagtacttagatcttaaacagtacttagatcttaaacagtacttagatcttaaacagtacttagatctaaacactacttagatattaaagactacttagatattaaacaatacttacataatcaacaatacttagatattaaacagtacttagatattaaacagtacttggatattaaacagtacttggatattaaacagtacttcgatattgaacaaaaaatggaatgttttgACAATGTGCAAATGCTAAACTTATTGACGTTACGTtactaaatgaattaaattcatgaacaaatattgaattaattttgacacaaacaaaaaaatcaactcttaCTCACATTTTAGTTTTGTTAGCAAATCCGCCATGTTTCAAAATCGCGATGTCTTCTCATTCCGTGACCACGATAGGTTTAAAAACAGTGGCAAATTCCAGTCTGgcctttccttcttttttttctatgacgGATCGAGGTTAGCCTTCAAAAGGAAGGCGGCATTCATAGGCTGAATAGCGACTTTCAAGGAGAATATGCAAAACACAACCTGTGAAGTGAAGGTTTGCTCTCATCCGCAGATACAAGCATGCGAGCCGCTAGCCGCGGGGAAATAGCATAACAGCAAAACATATACACCGTGTCAAAAGATGTCTTTTGGCtattggagtaaaaaaaaatggagctgaGCTCCTGTGAGGGTCCTTTTCTTGTTTCCATGTTAACACTTTTGGCACTCGATAATTGTGATGCTTTCATTTGGAGGGAAAACCTCTGTGTGACCTTCACATTATGTGAAAACAACAAGAACATGTAAGTGCTTTTTGGCCCGCTGTTGCCATTTAAAGAGAATAGCGACCCTTTTAAATGGTCTAAACtgcctttttaaatgtcaagTATAAcgctgtgtcaaagtggcggcccgggggcacaaatctggcccgctgaatcattttgtgtggcccgggaacgTAAATAAtgaatgctgactttctgttttcggatcaaattcaaattaagaattatatgtcctgattttacccctttaaaatcaataattgtcattttttaaacatttttttctgtttttagttcaaaaatcattttgtaaactctaaaaatagatttaaaaaagctaaaatcaacattataatattataataaaaaaaactgaatattcggggattttaatccagttcttttaatccatttattaaaaaaaaaatctaaatattatatctaaaagagaTATCACCTGACTGGAAATATCAATTAAACCTTCCTTCCAGTGAAAATACTTTGGACATCTAGCGCCACCAATGGCACTAAAATTTGAGTTGAATGCTGTGCACATTCCCTGTCGGACCGGATTAGACCCCCCAGGGGACCACaaccggcccgcgggccatatgtttgacacatGCCTAAAAAGACGGTTAAgactgaaatatttttaaatgacaacaacCCACTTTGTTAAACAAACTGTTTCTTTCGAATTCATATTATAACTATAGTTACTATGCCTTATTGATTTCATATTCAACCTGCACATGGGAACTAAAGATGGAGATTATTGATTAACGTGAATATGATCACGTTTATTAATAATGCATTgtcgttttattattatataaaaacaAAGTGCAAGTGAAgataaaaagaagcaaaagtttgcctacccctgcGTCGAGAAGGATGAGGCGACCTTCGGAGTGCAACATGTGGTGGGCAAGCTTCCAAATCACGAGCCGATTTGTTTGCATGCACTTCGGTTGACTTCTTGCCTCCATCCTGGTCCTGCCGACCCAAAACCTCAGTGAATAACTGCCTGGAAGTCTGTCGAGCTAACCCAGGAGGTTTATGGTTCCTCTTCCTGGAAGACTCAAGGGCCGAGTGGCTCAGACTCTCCGGGTCGTTCCTATCCGGCTCCGAGCCGACTTTGACCAACGCGTGACGGGTCCTCGTCAGGGCGGAAGTCACGGAGCCCATCGCCGGGGAGGGGTCGCCAAATTCAAATGACGCCCagtttggctaaaaaaaaaaaacactagtttAAGTTATattaagtatatatttttagttctttAGGCGAGAAGTGTGTTGAAATCTCCGCCTTAGGATTTGGCGTCTAATGGCGGCGACGACGGCAGGTGTTTTTAAGCGAGGCACAAATGAGACCAGCTGGGTCATGTCGTCGTCTTCTTCTTCGTTGTCGGCGGTGGTGGCGGagtcggcggcggcgtcgtcgtCGGCGGCGGTGACGGCGGCTCCGGCTCCCTCGCTGTGCTTTTCCGTGGCGTTCGCGTCACTCGTGGAGAAAGTTGCCCCGTCAACAACCCCTGCTCTCAAGGGGAACCCCCAGCCGGCCCTGAaagccatttcattttattcacctgtcacatttataattaaCATGAATAAACAAGTTGGTTTAGACATGGTGGTCAAGTGGAGAGCATATTTGCATATCTGTTCTGAGACTCAATTAAATGATGGGTTTCTGACTGATGTGGATGgagttgggtgtttttttttctcagtgcttgtgtggattttgtgTGGGTAAGCTGTTAGGCAGGGTCGGTTTTTGCTATGGGTAATGTGGGTGACCACCCAAGGAGTGGTTAGTGTGGGGGTGGGTGAACTTTTTGGCTCGGGGGCGACATTGACTTTCAAAATTTAAtggatgggcggggtcagcataagatatgatacatataaaaaagtgcatccgttaacagtacatatgaaacataaactgaaaaaaggactaaagtattaacatactcatcactcattaaagtaaaaagtataaagtacaaagtcaagtcaaaggGAATGTACTAAGaaactttaaaatgtcatttaaaaaaagatagagcaccaaaaacaaataagagtggacagagctactgccattggcttacgtgtgacagcgccatcttggggaaagaaagaaaaagatagaaaagatAGAAAAGTCAATTTTCAACGACGCGGGCCAGATCAGGACTCCATAGTGGGCCACTTCCAGCCCACGGGCCTTACTTTTGACACCACTAGCATAGTTTATACAGTTTTCGTGAGTCAGTGCTAACAAGGAACATGCTACATGCTATTTCTTTCTATTGCTTGCTCCTTTGCATTTTTAGAAGGCATTCACAGCTCTTGTGTGATACTAATTACTAAGTTGTTTAACACATTTTGACACGAGACTACGGGGAAAACGCGGGTGTTAATGAGGGAGAGGGTGGAGTCCATTAGGGACACTTTCTTTGGAAACCGTCAATGGCTTCGATGACTACTCCATTTATTTATAGCGTTTGACAACTAAAGAACGTCACAAGTGGTTCACAGTCTCATTAGgtttttttattgatgcttAAAGGACAATGATGACCATGTTTTATACATCTAaccatgcacttttttatctattcataaagtcatattttttagtAGTTGACTATTTCATTGaccccaaaaaattgcaaataataCAATTGCAAACAAggtatattgtgtttttttttttttaatggcatgcTAAAATAGATATATGGAAAAAGGCACTTTTTTAAGCGATTTGTGTTTTTGGGGGCGGAGCCAGTGACTACTGCTGTATTTTTAGGGGGTGTTTTATTACTCTGAATCATCATGGTTTTAGGTGGATTCCTTAATCACcttaaaagagagaaaaaataatcatttgggAGATTTTAGAGACTTTAAAAACTTtaagaactaaaaaaatgaagaaaaaacatctaACAAAGCTGCCATTTTAgattgaagaaaataaatgtggtCATGATATTAAAAATAGGTAAATGTTGGGGAAAATAGATGTTAAGTAGTGTGAGGAAAATGTGCTAAAGGCCTTTTTGAACTGCAGTAACCCATATGTCCACTAGAGGGAAAGCAGGACCAAAAAAGCTGAAGGCACATAAAATACTTAAATCCTTTTATTtccaatatggaaaaaaacatgcattctctTCAAATGATggaatatacacatacaaatataattGAATCCAAATAACCTGAAAAGCAGGGTTCTATAAATTGTTCATTAGTGATAAAAGGCAGTAGAAAATATTTCATACACCGTTAAACCTCCATTTTTGGCAGATGGAagaatataaaaatgtgaattttggtACTGTACCCAGAACTTGGGTACCGTACCCGGAATTTGGGTACCGTACCCAGGAATTTGGGTACCGTACCCAGAACTTTGGCTACCATACCCGGAATTTGGATACTTCCTCCAGTACAAACATTCATAGAATCTGACAGTACTCTCCACACCTGACACGGACTACATCCGAAGAGTTTTGGGACTGAACCCGGACTTCAGGAGCACCTACTGAACTCCCTCCCCCCTCAGGGTGCACCTTTCCACCAGCTATCTTAAATTCCACAGACGTAAACGAAGAAAAACTATCATTTTTGTCATCCCACGCATTGGCATTGGCCGGCGAGACCCTAGCACCCTTTCCTTTAGCATAATAGCCGTCTTTGCTAACGTTTTTAGTGCTAGCGTCATCAGGGAACGGGTCAGAATCACTTCCATGTGGCATGGTGAAGTAACTGCATTTTGGTGGTTGAGGTGGTTTAGCTAGATCTTCTAGTTCAGATGAGGAAATGGCGGCAAGGGGGTTGTCCTGGACCACCAAGGACTCTTCACTAGAGTCCCCCGAACTGGAACTGTCCGAATCCCTGTACATCCCGTCCGAGATTGGAGGAGAATTCCTTATCAGGTGGTTTTCTTTAAGTAACCACCGACCTTGATCAATCAGGACACCATCACTCATCTGGGAGTTCTGCTCTTCCTCAGGAGGCGGGGCTTGTCTTCTACAGTTGCTCAGGACTTCCCTCAAGGCTCTTGTAGACGAATCACAAGATGAGATACTTTCCCTCGCAGAGGAACTTTTGGAAACCTGAGAAACATTCGAATCCAGACTGGTCAAGTCTCCAGGTGGGTTCTTGGAGACCTCTACGCTGCTCTCTGAAGATAGGTCCGTAGATACCTGGCTTGGGTGGCTAGTACTCTCCAAACTTTCTGGTCTGTAATCTGATAAATCCGATGTGATTGGGCTCTGGAGGCGTTTGTCAGCACATGGGTTATCATGGTCGAGGTTTTTCTTCGTTTGAACACACTCGGATTCTATCCTAAGGTTCCCCTGACCGTCATACGTACATTTCAGCGAGGAAGACCTCAATGCGGAATTCACAAAGTCGAGAAGTTCTTGCGATATTTCCACCGGGTGGTTGAGGTCGCCACGATGAATTCCTGCCTGGTTTTGGTCAACTAAGTCCTCCTCAAAACGCTCATCGGAAAAATTCTCTTTGGGGCTTTCAGAACTGTGTTTTTGGTTGGACTGATGTTCCTCACTAGACTCCCTTTCTGGACCGGTACAAAAAGTCTCAGGAGCTTCAACATTTGTCTCAGATCTGGCTTCATTCATTTCATCTGTTGGATCTTCTTGTTCTACATCTCCAGAAGCTTCATCAGGATGCTCCTCCTCAGGATTATCCTCACTTGAGACCTCAATTACTTCATCCAGGTCCTCCTTTACCCTTCCTTCATCTCCGTTTTTGCCTCCTTCCTTCTTATCCGTGACATTTTCTACACTCTCTCCTCCTGAATGTTCTTCTAAGGAACATCTCAGGTTATCTTCAATCACTACTACTCCACTTACTCGTCCCTTATCTATGGTAGCTTCAGTAAGATCTACATCGCTCTCCATGTTGTCTTCAACCAAAGCCTCCATTACTTCTTCCCTATCTTCATCAATGGAGTGTTTCTCATCCCTTCCACCTTGGAATTCATCACACTCACAACCTTCTCCAGCATTGTCCTCCACACTGTCCACCTCAAACGCAACAATATTCTCTTCTTCAGCGCCCTCTACTTCATCTACCACACAATTCTCTGCACTAACCCACCTCACTTCTTCAGTTCCGTCATCCATAACTTCATGTCCTGGCTCTTCAACCTTCAACCTGTCTTTTTGCCCATTCACCTTCCCCTCAGACCTTACCAAACCAGATTCCTCTACCTTTTCCACCAATTCCTCCTCACTATCCTCCTCACCAACTTCACATCGTCTCATCCCTTCATCCATCACCTCTTCTGACTCCTCCTCTTTTCCTATCCCCTCCTCAGAGTCCAGAGAACCACAATCCTTATCCCCATCTGGTTCTTCAGGAATGGAAACACGATCACAGCTTTGTTTCAATTCCATTTCCTGAACCACCAGTTCCTGATTTGCTGATTCTGAGGAGTATCTATGACGTTCTTCTCTAAGAAACTGAACAAATCCGGAAGAAATCTCCATTCGAAGTTCTCCAGGTATATTCAGATCCTTCATTAAGCTATTAGCGATACATCCATGGAATCCAGCTATAtcttgtccatcttgaaaattaaCCATGAGTGATTCTGTTGCTAACAATCCCTTGAAAGTTTGGAAATCCATCCAGTGTTCCATGAGCTGTTGTGATGCTCCACTACGTAAATCAATCAGACTTCCCCGTTGTTCATCCAAGTCTTGAATTGCTGAAATATTCTGGAGGAACCTCAAGAAGATCATTGCTTCGGAATCGGAATCTGaaccggcacttttgtccaggaCGCAATCTCTTAAAACCATGGCCGCTAAGAACGAAACGAAGGCTGTACATGAGGAACCGAAAACTAACGCTACCTGTGATGGGAAATCAAGACAACTACTCGATTGGTCTAAAGTGATTGGCAAGGACTGAATGGAGGTACAAATTTCCCGCAAAAGTGGTTTCATCCTTTCTTTGAGGTTTAAAATGTCAACGGGAGATGAAGTTGATTCGTTCTTTAACAAAATGGAGATGTTTGACGATATGTAGTTCTGTTGGTGGGTCGGTTTAAGGTCTGGATTTGGATCATCTGTAGGTTTAGTTTCCTGGAACTGGATGGGTACTGAAGGACATGAAGATGAGCTTCTTAGAGGATCGGAAGGAGTTTGGCAAGAACCTTCTGGATTGGTTGTTGTTTCGTTATTTTCCTCCGTTTCAGAATCACAACCGATTTGGAATAAAACTTTTGCTGGTGGTTGTGGAGTATCGGTGGTTACCATGTAAACCACCGGGTCTGGGATGATCCCCTTTAACCAGTTCTCAACATATTGATGGATCTCAATAGGGGATCGGTTGAAGGATAGCTTGGAAATGTATTGTTGAGCCAATTCTGAGGACGTCAGTTTAGTGTCCTTTAATGTAGTGGATTTGctgcctgttttattttttgatgttttttttagcctcaAAAGATCTGATACGTTCTTTTTCATGGAAGGTCTGACAAATGAAGTGTTTACATTGTGGCCGTTGTATGTAGAAATGAGTTTGTTTAGATTTCTTTCCCTGGTGGAGATTTGAAGTAATGTTTGTGGTTCcttggtggtggttttgtgcgtTTTTTCAACTGACTTTGGGTTTGGAGTGTTTTTAAGACTTTTGCTTGAACCCAGTGTCTTTTTCCCATTGTGATTGTTGTTATTATGTTTTCCCATTGTTGACTGTTTCTGTTCTTGGTCCATTATTCTGGAATAGAATGTTTTTTGAGTTCCAGTCTGGAGTTGAGTgaagtttttttccatttcaactgTATTCGTAGATGCTAAAGACGTACCATTTGCTAACCGGTACGTTGTTCGGGGAACTGTCTCGGAAGACAATGACAACACCTCCTCTTTCTGTCCTTGAATGGAGTCGGCGGTGGGTTGCTGCCAACTGAAGTCAATATCATTACTACCTGGAGTAGAACTAGACAAAGAAGAACCACCTACATCGTCATTAGCTTCGTAATTATCGTAGTTTCCGCGACTCTCGTAAATACGCATGACCGTCTCTCGAATCTGGAAGCCATCGTTCTCTATCTTGAGAACTTCTGCGACTCCTGATGACTCTAAGAGGGAGGTATTATAGCCAACTGGAAGGGTTTTACTAGGTTTTGGGATTTGTTGACTACTGTTGCTATGTCTGACCCTACAGTAGCCCTCCATAGTCTCTCCTTGAGGCGTCCTCTCCAAATAATAGTGTCCCACAGTCCCCTCTTGGGCTCCAGACTCGGTAAGGATCCTTAAACTCTCCATAGACTCCGCCTTCTTCACATGACGAGGACCTGGAGTAGGTACTCGTCTGATTTGGGATTTGGCGTCCTTACTATTGTTAACGCCAATGGTTTTTCTAATGGAACGAGGTTGATTTGCTTCCTCTTTAAATGTTGCTGAAGGTCCATTGGCAAGGTAGATGTTGGAGTCAGGTGACATCTTACCTGACCCAAGACCTGAGGCACAAATAGACCTGGTTCTAAGGCTAGAACGGCTAACTGTGGTAGTCCACTGGAGCATTTCTTGTTCTTTGACTGTAAGACGCACTTTCATTTCTACGGTTACGCTGCCGTCTTGGTTAAGACTGAAGGATTTCTCGATGTCGTCGTCCTGGGGTAAGATGGAAGGGTCGTGTTGGCTGGTTGCTGGCAAGGTTTTGCGGGTGTCCAAGCAAGTTGGGTTGAGTTGGAGAGAATTAGGGGGATCGTTGGCGGTTCCTCTACGGGAGTTGTTTATCTGGTTGATCATGTACTGCTCGGAGGATAGGGAAAAGTTCCTGGAGAGGGATTTGGGGTTGCCTTTGGGGGAAGAGAAATGGGAATAGAATTATTCCAGAAGTGGTAAAGTATTGTCATTGATGAGATATTTGAATTCTAGTGATTGCTATTGGCTCAGCTGTAAAGGTAATGGCTCGTATGTATATAGTTGGGTCTTTAAAATTGTTGCATGTAATTCCAGgtgcataaaaatattttattggtcTATTTTTGGAAGTTAGCATGTGTACAAAAACTTAATACaaacttagtttacaaaattgtCCAATGCTGCaagattttggacaaaaaaattccaacatatCAAtattggctggctctagaggtgactgtgtagttccctttaaaAATTTGGACATTTAGACAAAGCACCTGAACCTCTTGGTCAATATTTTAAACCCTTATTATTAGTTATTAGACAAacacaattatatatatatgtatatatatggtatATATTGGTTTTTCGACTTTTGTTTCCATTGTTGGAAGCTCCCATTTTTCTGGATGACCAACTTGATTGACTCAATACTTACGTTGTTGAATCTGCAGCATGGATGGTTTCCCCAATTCCATTAACGGCGCTTGGACAGTTTGGCTGGTCCTGTGGAAGTTGTCGTTGTTAAGCCTGAATGGCTCATTGCCGGCTGCCACCAGGAATCCAGAGCACAAGATCAAAGCAGCGAGCCCTCCAATCTgcgaaaaaaatgttttttttacaccactGACTGCCTCCATTATGGAAACTCAAAACTAATACTGTCTTGTAGGAACTGTTGACTGGTTGGAGAGATCAAAttcccatattttctcgcatataagccgtatttctaaccaaaaacaatgatgactgaatcaaaagtacggcttatatgcgcacaaattagacttaacaTGCACAAAAACTGCCATAATGCGGCCAACATGGCCATTTATctcaaatagagaaaaaaatggagctaaAATGCCATAAAAAATTAATTCTATAaaaatctatgaataaaatccaattaaaaaaaaatatattttgcatagctactgccactggctaccACGTAAATGGCGCAATCATGaggaaaaaggtaaaaaaaaaaactacataaaaaaatgaataaaaaaagtttggattttatttactgcacgccatttatttgctgctgcgcagagaagacgagagtagtgcgcaattgcccAGAAAACTAATAAAGTACTCACTCTTCTTCCATCGATGGAGTACAGTTTGAGTACTGGAAACTGCAGAATCTGCGAGAGGTAGTCCAACAAAGCGTCATAGGTGGGCGCCGTCCTTTTCTGCAAAACAATGGTGCGTCTCACAGCGGGATCCTTGTTCTTGACCACCACCAGTCTCCTCGGCGTCCTAACCGCAACCCGTTCCTCAACCTTTGCCGCCTTGCCGCCACTGTCGCCACCCCCAACCGAAGACCCCAACCGGAGTCCCCGCCTCCTCCCCCGCCGACCGGCGTTTAAGGCTCGGGCGGTATTCCACGGCACCTGCCGCCGGTTCACCTCCTCCAAGTTGAGGGGTTTGACACGCCTCCGGTCGGAGCATAGATAGGAGCCTCCATCTTGTAAATCGTCCAATCCCTTCACCACGTGGACCCCACGGGGTGTGGTGATGGTCCGCACCCCAAATGGTAAAGGCACTTTTTTAGAAAGGGCGTCTAGGAGTGCGTCAAATGTCTTGAAGGTGCGTGGGCTGACGACTAGACGGTGGCCGACAAATGTGTAGTCGCCACTTTTGTAGAAACATAGGCGTTTAGGCACTGAGGGATCGGACGCCGGCTGTATCCATTGGGAGGGTGCTATAGGCCCAATTATTGGGGAAATGGCCCGGGTAGGCTTATCCTGATTGGGTGTGTGGCTCATTCTGAATGGATAGAAGACACAGCAGGGTTAactcggtgctcggacgtttggtcgccggtcttttggtctaagtactgttgaaaacagtagatatttagatattaaactctctctcatgaatataactttgagagctgttttcaacagtacttagatatcaaacagtacttagaaattaaacagtacttagatattaaacagtacttagatattaaacagtacttagatattaaacagtacttagatattaaacagtacttagattttaaacagtccttagatattaaacagtacttagatattaaactgtctctcttagatattaaactctctctcatgaatataattttcagaggtggtttcaacagtaaactctctgtcaccatttgaccagcgaccaaaagaccggcgaccaaacgtccagttcGGGTCAACTATTCCCTCATATCTAATCCAAAGAATTACATCGCTTACATTGAAATGCTAACCACATCTGCTATCTTGACCTACACAACAAGCCGGAACAAAAACtggtcaaatatatatatttctataaaaGGAGGCATTCAGGTACACCTGGAAACCTGCATATATGCACTTAGGGTAGAAATACATTGTCGGTGCCTTAGAAATCAATCGATCTTACCTTATTTCTTACATTGCAGACGATTTAAACGGATGTGTATGGCTTCTTGTCTGAGTTAAAGCCTATcagccgtgtgtgtgtgtctgttgaAGCTATTTTAGGACTGGCAGTACTGCAGCCAATTTGCCTAATCTTTGCTTGTCAAGTCAATGTAAGGCATTGCATACAAATAAAGTTATAATTTATTgcctaaaatgtcaaattttctgTATGGTAAGGGGCGGTGTCATATATATTTAGTTATGtaaaagaaaatcaatataGAAAGTTATCTCTGTTGCATTGGCCACCTGAAATGTCTAGAAGGATGAgatggttattattattattatttttttggaggttgggtgaaacaatgtttttccacTTGCTTCTAGGAGATAGGAGAATTAGCTTGGGTTGTTAGCATTGAAGCTAACATAATCAGATTGGAGACTTCTTGTCCCTAATAGGGATTAGCTGTAAGATTTTGTGTATGAGCATCAGCAtctttattcatcccgcattcgggaaattacaattttaatattatatttattcatttcttatttattgatcatttatttgtctttctgttgttatttttgcacttttcgtgttaactttaaatctcataatacTTGTATACataatgaaagtaattcaattcaattaaattcattaaattaatttaaaagtgcaaaaatatattaacaaaagacgaaaataataatattataattcATAATTTATGTGAGAAAGCATAAACAATAGTTTAAGAGTCGGTCAATCTGTGTATCCGTCTCGATTGGTTTTGTCTCCGCCCATCATGGTTCGATTATTCAGGCCTGCTACACAGCGGAGGGTCCCTGCAGGATCCGCCGCCTCGCCGCTCAAGCGCCTAGCTCGCTTTCGTCGGAGTGGCGCGGAATCTTTTGGGAGGGGgggaaacattttctttcattttcctttctttgtcttttatcCCCACGCCTCGGTCTTGGCTTCCCAGCCGCCATGGGTAAGCGAGAAGAAGAGGAGATCATTCGAATCGCcaagaaaatggacaaaatggcGCAGAAGAAAAACGGGGTGAGCGCTAATGTGAATGAATGCCGTGCTAAACGTTCGCCGTTTTATGCGGTAAGCGTTGAAAATGTCTAATTTTCAGCTTAGTTATCCTCAATATCGCCTTTTTATAGTTACAGCTGTAACGTTTTGTAGACCGTTTAGCgactactttttatttaaaggcTTCAAACGCAACTGTTGTTATGTTTGAATGCTAGCTTAGGGTTAGCTAGCAATTAGCCACAACAACGGTGCTTAAACCGTAACGCACGCTTCGACGGAGTTTCAGTGTGGACAAAAAGGGGGAATATGCTAAGGTTAAAATgtgtaattgtaatttttcaaagACTATGTGGTTAACGCAACATTTTTCGCTTTACAGTCCGGTGCTTTGGACTTGCTAAAGGAGCTACGTAGCGTCCCCATGACCCTGGAGCTTCTCCAGGTAGGCTTCAAATATAGCATAAAATCAACAAGGAAtctaatattttcaaatatttctacATTACAGTCTACCAGAATTGGAATGTCCGTCAATGCCATCAGAAAGCAGAGCACAGACGAAGAGGTGACTTCGTTAGCCAAGTCTTTAATCAAATCGTGGAAAAAGCTTTTGGGTAAGTAC from Stigmatopora nigra isolate UIUO_SnigA chromosome 9, RoL_Snig_1.1, whole genome shotgun sequence encodes:
- the LOC144202214 gene encoding uncharacterized protein LOC144202214 → MSHTPNQDKPTRAISPIIGPIAPSQWIQPASDPSVPKRLCFYKSGDYTFVGHRLVVSPRTFKTFDALLDALSKKVPLPFGVRTITTPRGVHVVKGLDDLQDGGSYLCSDRRRVKPLNLEEVNRRQVPWNTARALNAGRRGRRRGLRLGSSVGGGDSGGKAAKVEERVAVRTPRRLVVVKNKDPAVRRTIVLQKRTAPTYDALLDYLSQILQFPVLKLYSIDGRRIGGLAALILCSGFLVAAGNEPFRLNNDNFHRTSQTVQAPLMELGKPSMLQIQQRNPKSLSRNFSLSSEQYMINQINNSRRGTANDPPNSLQLNPTCLDTRKTLPATSQHDPSILPQDDDIEKSFSLNQDGSVTVEMKVRLTVKEQEMLQWTTTVSRSSLRTRSICASGLGSGKMSPDSNIYLANGPSATFKEEANQPRSIRKTIGVNNSKDAKSQIRRVPTPGPRHVKKAESMESLRILTESGAQEGTVGHYYLERTPQGETMEGYCRVRHSNSSQQIPKPSKTLPVGYNTSLLESSGVAEVLKIENDGFQIRETVMRIYESRGNYDNYEANDDVGGSSLSSSTPGSNDIDFSWQQPTADSIQGQKEEVLSLSSETVPRTTYRLANGTSLASTNTVEMEKNFTQLQTGTQKTFYSRIMDQEQKQSTMGKHNNNNHNGKKTLGSSKSLKNTPNPKSVEKTHKTTTKEPQTLLQISTRERNLNKLISTYNGHNVNTSFVRPSMKKNVSDLLRLKKTSKNKTGSKSTTLKDTKLTSSELAQQYISKLSFNRSPIEIHQYVENWLKGIIPDPVVYMVTTDTPQPPAKVLFQIGCDSETEENNETTTNPEGSCQTPSDPLRSSSSCPSVPIQFQETKPTDDPNPDLKPTHQQNYISSNISILLKNESTSSPVDILNLKERMKPLLREICTSIQSLPITLDQSSSCLDFPSQVALVFGSSCTAFVSFLAAMVLRDCVLDKSAGSDSDSEAMIFLRFLQNISAIQDLDEQRGSLIDLRSGASQQLMEHWMDFQTFKGLLATESLMVNFQDGQDIAGFHGCIANSLMKDLNIPGELRMEISSGFVQFLREERHRYSSESANQELVVQEMELKQSCDRVSIPEEPDGDKDCGSLDSEEGIGKEEESEEVMDEGMRRCEVGEEDSEEELVEKVEESGLVRSEGKVNGQKDRLKVEEPGHEVMDDGTEEVRWVSAENCVVDEVEGAEEENIVAFEVDSVEDNAGEGCECDEFQGGRDEKHSIDEDREEVMEALVEDNMESDVDLTEATIDKGRVSGVVVIEDNLRCSLEEHSGGESVENVTDKKEGGKNGDEGRVKEDLDEVIEVSSEDNPEEEHPDEASGDVEQEDPTDEMNEARSETNVEAPETFCTGPERESSEEHQSNQKHSSESPKENFSDERFEEDLVDQNQAGIHRGDLNHPVEISQELLDFVNSALRSSSLKCTYDGQGNLRIESECVQTKKNLDHDNPCADKRLQSPITSDLSDYRPESLESTSHPSQVSTDLSSESSVEVSKNPPGDLTSLDSNVSQVSKSSSARESISSCDSSTRALREVLSNCRRQAPPPEEEQNSQMSDGVLIDQGRWLLKENHLIRNSPPISDGMYRDSDSSSSGDSSEESLVVQDNPLAAISSSELEDLAKPPQPPKCSYFTMPHGSDSDPFPDDASTKNVSKDGYYAKGKGARVSPANANAWDDKNDSFSSFTSVEFKIAGGKVHPEGGGSSVGAPEVRVQSQNSSDVVRVRCGEYCQIL